From Zingiber officinale cultivar Zhangliang chromosome 5B, Zo_v1.1, whole genome shotgun sequence, the proteins below share one genomic window:
- the LOC121986678 gene encoding serine/threonine-protein phosphatase BSL3-like, translating to IEFCKNNDLQLIVRAHECVMDGFERFAQGHLITLFSATNYCGTTNNTGAILVFGRDLVVAPKLIHPLPPAFHSPETSPERHIEDTWMQEINANRPAMPTRGRPQVANDRGSLAWI from the exons ATTGAGTTCTGCAAAAATAATGACCTCCAGTTGATAGTAAGGGCACATGAGTGTGTCATGGATGGTTTTGAACGATTTGCTCAGGGCCATTTAATCACTCTTTTCTCTGCAACTAACTATTGTG GAACAACAAATAACACGGGGGCAATTTTGGTTTTCGGACGAGATCTTGTGGTTGCCCCAAAGCTAATTCATCCCTTACCTCCTGCCTTCCATTCTCCTGAAACATCACCGGAACGTCATATTGAGGATACATGGATGCAA GAAATTAATGCCAATAGACCAGCCATGCCTACCCGAGGCAGACCTCAAGTGGCAAATGATCGAGGTTCTCTAGCCTGGATATAG